The Nitrosomonas sp. genomic sequence TATGATCCGCTCTTTACTGATTATCACCGCTTTCCTGCTGAGTCTGTTTTCATCGCAGGTACCCGCTGCCGCTGTTGCCAGTCTTAAAAATTTTGTGGACAAGGTGCAGACCTTCCGCGCCGGATTTTCACAAACCCTGCTGGATCAAAACTTCCGGGTCCTTCAGAAATCCGGTGGCAGCATGTTGTTTGCGCGCCCCGGCAAGTTTCGCTGGAGTTATGACACGCCCTATCAGCAGCTGATCGTGGGAGATGGCGAGCAGGTCTGGTTTTATGACCAGGATCTCGAACAGGTCACGGCACGCAAGCTGGATATTACCCTCGGCAGCACGCCAGCCGCGCTGCTGGCGGGGGGGAAAACAATTGAACAGGATTTTGATCTGCAGGAAATCGAGGCGCAAGGGGAACTTGAATGGCTGGAAGCCAGTTCCAAAAGCGAAGACACGTCATTCGAGCTGATCCGTCTGGGGTTTTCTCGCACAGGAGAGCTGCGCGAAATGATACTGCGCGATAATCTGGGGCAACTCACCTGGTTGATCTTCTCGCAAACCGAGCACAACCCGGCGCTGCCGGATGACCTGTTCCAGTTCACTCCGCCTGCGGGCGTGGACATCATCCGTGACTGAGCGAGCCAGCGGGCAACACTCCCATGCTCCGCTGGCGGAACGGCTGCGCCCGTCATCCCTGGAGGCGGTCATCGGCCAGTCTCACCTGCTTGCGCCGGGCAAGCCGCTTTGGATTGCCTTTCAATCCGGCCAACCTTATTCGATGATTCTGTGGGGCCCGCCCGGCACCGGCAAGACCACATTGGCGCGGCTGATGGCGCGAGCCTTCGCGGCTGAATTCATTGCAATTTCAGCCGTGCTGTCCGGTGTTAAGGAAATCCGCGAAGCCATTGAACAGGCTCGCCTGACCCAGCAACAGTCAGACCGGCCAACGATTCTGTTCGTCGATGAAGTGCACCGTTTCAACAAGGCGCAGCAGGATGCCTTTCTGCCGCACGTGGAACAGGGGCTGATCACGTTCATCGGCGCCACCACCGAAAATCCCTCGTTTGAAGTTAACCGGGCATTGCTGTCACGCGCACAGGTCTATGCGCTGACGGCCTTATCCCATGAGGAACTCGGGCAGTTGCTGGCACGTGCGCAACACACTTGCGCTGCAGATCAACCTTTTACCGAAGCAGCCAGCGAGCTGCTGGTCGAGTTTGCTGATGGCGATGCCCGCCGACTGCTGAACCTGCTCGAACAGGCCATCCACGCCGCGCAAATCGAAAACAAAGCGCTAATCGATGCTGATTTTCTGCAAAACGTGCTGGCGCGTCACTCCCGTGGGTTCGACAAAGGCGGGGATCTGTTCTATGACCAGATTTCAGCGCTGCACAAATCCATTCGTGGTTCTTCTCCGGATGCGGCGCTGTACTGGCTGTGCCGCATGCTCGATGCGGGCGCTGATCCACGCTACCTGGCCCGCCGCCTGATTCGCACCGCTATGGAAGATATCGGGCTGGCCGATCCGCGCGCGCTGCCGATGGCGCTCGATGCCAGCGCGGTCTACGAACGGCTGGGCAGCCCCGAAGGCGAGCTGGCGCTTGCGCAGGTCACGCTCTACCTGGCCAGCGCTCCCAAAAGTAATGCGGCCTATCTGGCTTACCAGAAAGCCCGCAAACTGATTGCGCAGGATACGTCCCGACCGGTTCCCCTCCATTTACGCAACGCACCAACCAGACTGATGCGCGACCTGGGACACGGGCAAGGCTACCGCTACGCGCATGACGAACCTGAAGGATACGCGGCGGCGGAAAATTACCTGCCCGAGGGCATGCCGCCCGTGCCGTTTTATCAGCCCACCCATCATGGGCTGGAAGCGAAAATAGCGGAAAAGCTGGCGCACCTGCGCGAGCTTGACCAGCGTGCCCGGCAGGGGAAAGGGTTGAAGTAAAGGATTACCCGGCAGCCTGCCGGTTGTGTTCCAGGTAGCGTGTAATCGCTTGTTCGGGACTGTTGGCAGACACCGTGGCAATCGGCTCAAATCCGTAGGTTGCCAGTTTTTTTGCCTGCAGCGAATTAGCCGTTGCGCCCATGAGAAGACTCACTACCAAGGATAACCCGTTGGTCCACATGATGTCGCCGTGGGTCATGCGCACGAACATGCCTGCTATCAGGAATAGCAGCAGGATGGCCACAACCAGCACCCACATTCCTTTGGTCAGCGCCCAGATAACATTGAAAAAAAAGGCAGGCCAGGACCAGCCCGCCTTGATGGCTTCGAACTCGCCTGTTGAGTCACTGAAGATTGTATATTGGCTCAATGTCTTCTCCCTTATTTTGAAATTTTTCTTGCTATCCCTGTCGATAGGCGAGCACATCATCACGCAGCGTCAGCATATGGATAGATTATCCAGCAGCGTTGGACTTGGCGGGCAAGTGGCAAGTTCATCGTGAATCCCTATCCATATCATGCTGAATCCATGATCATTACGCTACAATCCTTATCATGATGACTATGCCTATTCTGGAATTACGCGCTATCAGCAAGGCTTATGCCCACCGCAAGGTGCTTGCAGACTTGTCTTTTACACTTGCAGCCGGTGAATATGTCGCAATCATGGGGGATTCGGGTGTGGGCAAATCCACGCTGCTCAATCTGATTGCCGGGCTGGATGGAGCGGATAAGGGTGAAATTTTTGTGAATGGCCAGATTCTGACTGCCAGCAATGAAACGGCTGCTACCGAGCTGCGCCGCAAATATCTGGGGTTCATTTTCCAGGCGTTTCATGTACTGCCGCATTTGACGCTATGGCAGAACGTCTCCCTGCCCCTGCTGTTGAATCATATGCCGCTTGATCGCGCCGCTGCCATGCTCGCCGCAGTCGGACTCGGCGAGAGGGGGCATGCCTTTCCGTACCAGCTATCCGGCGGAGAATTGCAGCGGGTGGCTATTGCACGCGCGCTGGTGCATCGTCCACGCTTGATTCTCGCCGATGAACCGACTGGCAATCTGGACCCTGACACCGCACAGGAAATTCTGCAGTTGATTCGGGCGGAAATCAAGGCAAATAATGCCTCAGCTATTCTCGTGACACATTCCCCTGCGGCAGCGGCGACTGCGGACAAATTGTTGATGCTGACGGGCGATGGTCTGACGGAAACATCCCGATGAGCGGCTCATTGCTATCACGCTGGCTGCTGCTGGGCGAATGGCGGGCACGCCGGTTGCAGCTGCTGGTTGCGGTCGTTGCCATCATGCTGGGAGTCGCGCTGGGATTTTCCATTCATCTGATCAATACGGCGGCGGTCAATGAATTTTCCGCTGCCAGCAAAAGCCTCACGGGCATGTCAGATTTAACGGTAGTCGCGGCTCAGCCCGCTTTTGACGAATTACGTTTTCCGGAAATCCTGCAACTGCCGGAAGTGGCGCAGGCCAGTCCGATGCTGGAAATCATGGCCGGTATTCCCGACTATCAGGAGGCGCTGCGTAGCCCGGAATTGAAAATTATTGGCCTGGATATTTTTCGGGCAGCGGCCATTACGCCGGATCTGCTGGGAATACCAGCAGCGGATCGCCAGTTTGATACGTTGTCTGAGGATGGCATTTTCCTGTCCCCTGCCGCAATGGAATGGCTGGCGATACAGGAAGGAGACAAGCTGACGCTGGCGCTGGGCGGGAAACAAGTCACCCTGCGCGTGGCTGGTGGACTGGTGCGCGCGCCTGCCGGACAACGTGTCGGTGTGATGGATATCGGGGCGGCGCAGTGGCATTTCGATTATGCCGGATTGCTGTCGCGCATCGAGCTCAAACTGCATACAGGCGTCAATCTCGCTACTTTCAAGGCCAAACTGGCCAAACAGCTGGGCGATCATTTTCTGCTGGTGGAAGGTACGAATCAGGATGCCCGCGTGCATAACCTGTCACGCGCCTATCGTGTCAACCTCAACATACTGGCATTGGTTGCGTTATTTACCGGCGCATTTCTCGTATTTGCCAGCCAGGTGCTGGCCACCGTGCGGCGGCGCGCCCAGATTGCACTGCTGCAGGTATTGGGCATGACACGCCAGCAGATATTGCGCCAGTTGTTGCTGGAAGGCGGGCTGCTTGGCACGGTCGGCGCCTTGTTGGGGCTGGCGCTCGGCTATGGAATCGCCGCAATCGGATTACGCTTCTATGGCGCGGATCTCGGCGCCGGTTTTTTTGCTGGGATGACGCCCGCTCTCCATTTCAGCCCCGTGGCGGCTCTGTTTTATTTCGTGGCCGGGGTCGGCGTCACGCTGCTCGGCAGCCTTCTGCCCGCATGGGAAGCAACACGAACGCAACTGGCCGTTACGCTGAAATCGGGTAGCGAGCGCGAGGCGCTCGCCGTGTTACGGTTTCCGTGGCTGGCAGGAGGGTGCCTGCTGTTAGCGGCGCTCTTTGTGCGCCTGCCACCCGTGGGTGAACTGCCGGTATTTGGTTATCTGGCGGTCGTCCTGTTGCTGATTGGCGGGGTGGCTTTGCTGCCCTGGCTGGCGGGCGCGTTTTTTGCGCAATTGTCGAAGTGGACTGCGCGTTATCCGAAAGGTGTCGTGCGTACCCTGGTGTTTGCCCGGCTCTCCAACGCATCCGGCCTGGCCGCGATTGCGCTGGGCGGAATACTGGCGAGCTTCAGCCTGATGGTGGCCATGGCAATTATGGTGATGAGTTTCCGCCTGTCTGTCGAAAATTGGCTGACTCATGTGTTGCCAGCGGATATTTATGTGCGCACGGTCATTCGCCAGGATGTGCGCGGGTTTACGCCGGAGGAACAACAATTGCTCACATCGATAGCCGGTATCGAACGTATTGATCTGATGCGTTCCCAACCCGTTTTACTGGAT encodes the following:
- a CDS encoding replication-associated recombination protein A; this encodes MTCSSSLRLRAWTSSVTERASGQHSHAPLAERLRPSSLEAVIGQSHLLAPGKPLWIAFQSGQPYSMILWGPPGTGKTTLARLMARAFAAEFIAISAVLSGVKEIREAIEQARLTQQQSDRPTILFVDEVHRFNKAQQDAFLPHVEQGLITFIGATTENPSFEVNRALLSRAQVYALTALSHEELGQLLARAQHTCAADQPFTEAASELLVEFADGDARRLLNLLEQAIHAAQIENKALIDADFLQNVLARHSRGFDKGGDLFYDQISALHKSIRGSSPDAALYWLCRMLDAGADPRYLARRLIRTAMEDIGLADPRALPMALDASAVYERLGSPEGELALAQVTLYLASAPKSNAAYLAYQKARKLIAQDTSRPVPLHLRNAPTRLMRDLGHGQGYRYAHDEPEGYAAAENYLPEGMPPVPFYQPTHHGLEAKIAEKLAHLRELDQRARQGKGLK
- a CDS encoding DUF2628 domain-containing protein → MSQYTIFSDSTGEFEAIKAGWSWPAFFFNVIWALTKGMWVLVVAILLLFLIAGMFVRMTHGDIMWTNGLSLVVSLLMGATANSLQAKKLATYGFEPIATVSANSPEQAITRYLEHNRQAAG
- a CDS encoding ABC transporter ATP-binding protein; protein product: MMTMPILELRAISKAYAHRKVLADLSFTLAAGEYVAIMGDSGVGKSTLLNLIAGLDGADKGEIFVNGQILTASNETAATELRRKYLGFIFQAFHVLPHLTLWQNVSLPLLLNHMPLDRAAAMLAAVGLGERGHAFPYQLSGGELQRVAIARALVHRPRLILADEPTGNLDPDTAQEILQLIRAEIKANNASAILVTHSPAAAATADKLLMLTGDGLTETSR
- a CDS encoding ABC transporter permease produces the protein MSGSLLSRWLLLGEWRARRLQLLVAVVAIMLGVALGFSIHLINTAAVNEFSAASKSLTGMSDLTVVAAQPAFDELRFPEILQLPEVAQASPMLEIMAGIPDYQEALRSPELKIIGLDIFRAAAITPDLLGIPAADRQFDTLSEDGIFLSPAAMEWLAIQEGDKLTLALGGKQVTLRVAGGLVRAPAGQRVGVMDIGAAQWHFDYAGLLSRIELKLHTGVNLATFKAKLAKQLGDHFLLVEGTNQDARVHNLSRAYRVNLNILALVALFTGAFLVFASQVLATVRRRAQIALLQVLGMTRQQILRQLLLEGGLLGTVGALLGLALGYGIAAIGLRFYGADLGAGFFAGMTPALHFSPVAALFYFVAGVGVTLLGSLLPAWEATRTQLAVTLKSGSEREALAVLRFPWLAGGCLLLAALFVRLPPVGELPVFGYLAVVLLLIGGVALLPWLAGAFFAQLSKWTARYPKGVVRTLVFARLSNASGLAAIALGGILASFSLMVAMAIMVMSFRLSVENWLTHVLPADIYVRTVIRQDVRGFTPEEQQLLTSIAGIERIDLMRSQPVLLDPDRPMITLIARPIDAHQPAHTLPMTDAALPRAAWLKDAIPIWVSEAMVDLYQFTVGREVRLPLGDPAQIFIVAGVWRDYGRQFGAIQMQLDDYRRLTGDRHIGDAAIWAKDGVEINEIIKNLHALPFGENLKISPQNEIREISLALFDRSFAVTYLLELIAVGVGLLGVAASFSAQALTRIREFGMLSHIGLTRRQIRHMLLAEGGLLTGFGISMGFMLGVTISLILVFVINPQSFRWTMQLHLPWTWLAIMALAMLGAAMFSVYQASKPAISRDAVRAVKEDW
- the lolA gene encoding outer membrane lipoprotein chaperone LolA, giving the protein MIRSLLIITAFLLSLFSSQVPAAAVASLKNFVDKVQTFRAGFSQTLLDQNFRVLQKSGGSMLFARPGKFRWSYDTPYQQLIVGDGEQVWFYDQDLEQVTARKLDITLGSTPAALLAGGKTIEQDFDLQEIEAQGELEWLEASSKSEDTSFELIRLGFSRTGELREMILRDNLGQLTWLIFSQTEHNPALPDDLFQFTPPAGVDIIRD